The proteins below are encoded in one region of Williamsoniiplasma luminosum:
- a CDS encoding phosphatidate cytidylyltransferase gives MQKTHNKEEVKTINTSQNKLKDLKTRVITSVFIVIFVCFYIMFSVLSTEAGKFGWEINPRITSYMFYGLGVLLIIAIIYELAKSLGYKKVWMQIPIIIFVLTLFYFPFFTIINKNIIYDDAKVDEWFGWWFTLAILFAYLFMICIFSLFTKAKHAKINALLLFAYSLVIILGFKAFSEIGLTMFDNGAKYGFITLIWIWAIVIFSDTFAYLGGSKFGKTKLAPSISPKKSLEGALIGTAFGTVTGILIAIFPFYFAPEFGPFYIDFQSVKNLSMAAGGILIALFSILISILGQIGDLMFSWLKRFVDIKDFSSVIPAHGGILDRLDSFVFVFFFIFIIIQII, from the coding sequence GTGCAAAAAACTCATAATAAAGAAGAAGTAAAAACAATTAATACAAGCCAAAATAAATTAAAAGATTTAAAAACTAGGGTGATTACCTCAGTCTTTATCGTCATCTTTGTTTGTTTTTATATTATGTTTTCCGTCTTATCAACTGAAGCTGGAAAATTTGGATGAGAAATTAATCCACGCATTACTAGTTATATGTTTTATGGGCTTGGAGTTTTGTTAATTATTGCCATCATTTATGAGTTAGCCAAAAGTCTTGGTTATAAAAAAGTATGGATGCAAATCCCAATTATTATTTTTGTTTTAACTTTGTTCTACTTTCCTTTTTTTACAATTATTAACAAGAATATTATTTATGATGATGCCAAAGTTGACGAATGGTTTGGATGATGATTTACTTTAGCAATTCTTTTTGCTTATTTATTCATGATTTGCATCTTTAGTTTATTTACCAAAGCAAAACACGCCAAAATTAATGCTTTGCTTCTATTTGCGTATTCACTTGTCATCATTCTTGGATTTAAAGCGTTTAGTGAAATTGGATTAACAATGTTTGATAACGGTGCCAAATATGGATTTATTACATTGATTTGAATTTGAGCAATTGTTATTTTTTCAGATACTTTCGCTTATTTAGGTGGGAGCAAGTTTGGTAAAACAAAACTTGCTCCAAGTATTAGTCCTAAAAAAAGTTTAGAAGGTGCACTAATTGGAACTGCTTTTGGAACAGTCACTGGAATTCTAATTGCAATCTTTCCCTTTTATTTCGCCCCAGAGTTTGGACCTTTTTACATTGATTTTCAAAGTGTAAAAAACTTATCAATGGCTGCTGGAGGAATTTTAATTGCTTTATTTAGTATACTGATTTCTATTCTTGGACAAATCGGAGATTTAATGTTCAGTTGATTAAAACGTTTTGTTGATATTAAAGATTTTTCAAGTGTGATCCCTGCTCATGGAGGCATCTTAGATCGCTTAGATTCATTTGTTTTTGTTTTCTTTTTTATATTTATCATTATTCAAATTATTTAA
- a CDS encoding dihydrofolate reductase: protein MIKLVYAQTQDGVIGDDNKLPWSIPAEMKHFRQTTLHKNVLMGSKTFVSMNSRPLKNRLNIVLTRNPKKFEGIEAENLIFTSDVDALIKKYQGPANDDLYVIGGNEIFTIFFDCADEIIRSMILENYQGNVKISNYNFENFKKINTIKENEFEIEYFERKK, encoded by the coding sequence ATGATTAAACTAGTTTACGCACAAACTCAAGATGGGGTGATTGGGGATGACAATAAACTTCCGTGAAGTATTCCCGCTGAAATGAAACATTTCAGACAAACAACACTTCATAAAAATGTTTTGATGGGGAGTAAAACTTTTGTTTCGATGAATAGTCGCCCATTAAAAAATCGTTTGAATATTGTTTTAACAAGAAACCCAAAAAAATTTGAAGGCATTGAAGCTGAAAATTTAATTTTCACAAGTGATGTTGATGCACTAATTAAAAAATATCAAGGCCCTGCCAATGATGACTTATATGTGATCGGGGGAAATGAAATTTTTACCATTTTTTTTGATTGTGCTGATGAAATTATTCGTTCAATGATTTTAGAAAATTACCAAGGAAACGTGAAAATTTCAAATTACAATTTTGAAAATTTTAAAAAAATCAATACTATTAAAGAGAATGAATTCGAAATAGAATATTTTGAAAGGAAGAAATAA
- a CDS encoding lysophospholipid acyltransferase family protein → MPKVAKPKTQELDLTAVVEQPAVEVKEQETQSEELDATAVNETAVVKEKKEKPKAEEHFKFDRTKLLYMWPALLNIKGKAKKIARKNKKMHDTYNEEYRYNWAKKAANRMITAMNVDVKVEGIENWLDRGIILAPNHQSNFDALILLAINDFSKQQPVAFIAKKEIWEDKNFARFTDLIDMIPLDRKSPRSAIEAFNEARQLIVDYKRSLVIFPEGTRSGKQEMGTFLPASMKIAQMANAPVVPVTIINSHMVSDPNRPKRVEVKVAFGKPIMPNKHISLKTEDLTKNVQKAVQDGMDTWINKEMRFELKALKKSKKPKPSKEEKKQKAKKKKSFKDIFKIVD, encoded by the coding sequence ATGCCAAAAGTAGCAAAACCAAAAACCCAAGAATTAGATCTAACAGCTGTTGTTGAACAACCAGCTGTTGAAGTAAAAGAACAAGAAACACAAAGTGAAGAACTTGATGCAACTGCAGTTAATGAAACTGCAGTTGTCAAAGAAAAAAAAGAAAAACCAAAAGCAGAAGAACATTTTAAATTTGATAGAACTAAATTGTTATATATGTGACCGGCTTTATTAAATATCAAAGGTAAAGCTAAAAAAATTGCTCGCAAAAATAAGAAAATGCACGATACCTATAATGAAGAGTATCGTTATAATTGAGCAAAAAAAGCAGCTAATCGCATGATTACTGCGATGAATGTTGATGTTAAAGTTGAAGGAATCGAAAACTGATTAGATCGCGGAATTATTTTGGCACCTAATCATCAATCAAATTTTGATGCCTTAATTTTGTTAGCAATTAATGATTTTTCAAAACAACAACCTGTTGCTTTTATTGCAAAAAAAGAAATTTGAGAAGATAAAAACTTTGCCCGATTCACTGATTTAATTGATATGATTCCACTGGATCGTAAAAGCCCAAGAAGCGCGATTGAAGCGTTTAATGAAGCAAGACAATTAATTGTTGATTATAAACGTAGTTTAGTGATTTTCCCAGAAGGAACTAGATCTGGAAAACAAGAAATGGGAACATTCCTTCCAGCTTCAATGAAAATTGCACAAATGGCCAATGCCCCAGTTGTGCCTGTCACAATTATTAATTCACATATGGTCTCTGATCCTAACCGTCCAAAACGTGTTGAAGTTAAGGTCGCATTCGGAAAACCAATTATGCCAAATAAACACATTTCTTTAAAAACTGAGGATCTAACTAAAAACGTCCAAAAAGCAGTTCAAGATGGGATGGATACTTGAATTAACAAAGAAATGCGTTTTGAATTAAAAGCGTTAAAAAAATCTAAAAAACCAAAACCAAGCAAAGAAGAGAAAAAACAAAAAGCAAAAAAGAAAAAGTCATTTAAAGACATTTTCAAAATTGTTGATTAA
- a CDS encoding lipoprotein: MKKLLSFISTITIVGSAALTVVSCSGDESQAIVKLIERSKNSASVIYLGAKDNQSSRSFEYGLKQVLGVNSMDEASKQLSASFNVDPTGATELKADNELFLNWQTAFKQEWKNTDLSEANVNLDTKSKEYGKISDLKKDSKLFSKPKGATNFFFDYISYDKTEDLTKATTKLTDEYIRNDLMTQLASFEFSNKEAENARDALSKRTADIKKAVDDIKTNITKGPIFLVVKNGHIVSINNGWFTYVEPNLKNTPKGEPPADLLGQYKKFIESIGEIMGKDLNNNAFGEIFKKNSSNITNLIKVITNDVSKSLANGGWDQGAVNWDTKKDQPTNFPTKPDPEPNPPKPEPKPPGDGGTQPPAGDKPGTGEGGTTPKPDDKTTKNPKKINK; the protein is encoded by the coding sequence TTGAAAAAATTATTAAGTTTTATTAGCACTATTACAATTGTGGGATCAGCTGCATTAACTGTTGTGTCTTGTAGTGGTGACGAATCACAAGCAATTGTCAAATTAATTGAAAGAAGTAAAAATTCTGCAAGTGTAATCTATCTTGGAGCCAAAGATAACCAATCTTCAAGATCTTTTGAATATGGATTAAAGCAAGTTTTAGGTGTTAATTCAATGGATGAAGCCTCAAAACAATTGAGTGCATCTTTTAATGTTGACCCAACTGGGGCAACTGAATTAAAAGCAGATAATGAACTTTTCCTAAATTGACAAACTGCTTTTAAACAAGAATGAAAAAATACAGATCTTAGTGAAGCTAATGTGAATTTAGATACAAAAAGTAAAGAATATGGAAAAATTAGTGATCTTAAAAAAGATTCAAAACTTTTTTCAAAACCAAAGGGAGCAACTAATTTTTTCTTTGATTATATAAGTTATGACAAAACAGAAGATTTAACTAAAGCAACAACTAAATTAACTGATGAATATATTCGAAATGATTTAATGACTCAATTAGCATCATTTGAGTTTAGTAACAAAGAAGCAGAAAATGCCAGAGATGCTCTTTCTAAAAGAACAGCTGATATTAAAAAAGCTGTTGATGATATAAAAACAAACATTACTAAAGGTCCTATTTTTTTAGTAGTTAAAAATGGTCATATCGTTTCAATTAATAATGGTTGATTTACATATGTAGAACCAAATTTAAAGAACACTCCCAAAGGAGAACCACCAGCTGATTTACTTGGACAATATAAGAAGTTTATTGAATCAATTGGTGAGATAATGGGGAAAGACTTAAATAATAATGCTTTTGGAGAAATATTCAAAAAAAATTCATCTAATATCACAAATTTAATCAAAGTAATAACAAATGATGTTTCAAAAAGTTTAGCCAACGGTGGTTGAGATCAAGGTGCAGTTAATTGAGACACTAAAAAAGATCAACCAACTAATTTTCCTACAAAACCAGATCCAGAACCAAATCCACCAAAACCAGAACCAAAACCACCAGGTGATGGCGGAACTCAACCTCCAGCAGGAGATAAACCAGGAACTGGAGAAGGTGGAACCACACCAAAACCAGATGATAAAACAACCAAAAATCCAAAAAAAATTAATAAATAA
- the rpmG gene encoding 50S ribosomal protein L33, which yields MREGIILRCSDCKHENYVGKNDKKKEKIEASKYCPNCNKHTVHKQKK from the coding sequence ATGCGCGAAGGAATAATTTTAAGATGTTCAGATTGCAAACACGAGAACTATGTTGGCAAAAACGATAAGAAAAAAGAAAAGATTGAAGCAAGTAAATATTGCCCAAATTGTAACAAACACACTGTTCATAAACAAAAAAAATAA
- a CDS encoding M24 family metallopeptidase: protein MNKKAIINQCMKENNLDAFLIYSPENRYWFSRFHSSMGYLLVTKNKTYLFLDSRYITMAREKTDLQNIDVLEGFGPNIWNRISDILKAEKISKIGFEADWLKYQEVLNFKKQLKIDDLTPVDTSKWRMVKDEWEIKQIQKACEITNQVYEDVLGWIKPGITEKALARFVSDAFLKHDADKLSFDTIVASGVNGSKPHAVPTDKKIVEGELVTLDMGCFYNGYASDQTRTFLMGNEFNNPQLATIYNIVYEAQSLGISMVKAGQNAGDIHRAVWKYIDEQGYGQYFDHGLGHGLGIEIHEEPYESSLSQTILQPGMTITVEPGIYIPGIGGVRIEDDLIVTENGYEMLTTSPRKLIKVN from the coding sequence ATGAATAAAAAAGCAATTATAAATCAATGTATGAAGGAAAATAATTTAGATGCGTTTCTAATTTATTCACCAGAAAATAGATATTGGTTTTCACGATTCCATAGTTCAATGGGTTATCTTTTAGTGACTAAAAATAAAACCTATTTATTTTTAGATTCACGTTATATTACGATGGCTCGCGAAAAAACAGATTTACAAAATATTGATGTTTTAGAAGGATTTGGACCAAATATTTGAAATCGAATCAGTGATATTTTAAAGGCAGAAAAAATTAGTAAAATTGGGTTTGAAGCAGACTGATTAAAATATCAAGAAGTTTTAAATTTTAAAAAACAATTAAAAATTGATGATTTAACACCAGTTGATACTTCAAAATGAAGAATGGTCAAAGATGAATGAGAAATCAAACAAATTCAAAAAGCATGTGAAATCACAAATCAAGTTTATGAAGATGTTTTAGGTTGAATTAAACCCGGGATCACTGAAAAAGCATTAGCAAGATTTGTCTCTGATGCATTTTTAAAACATGATGCTGATAAATTAAGTTTTGACACAATTGTGGCAAGTGGAGTTAATGGAAGCAAACCACATGCTGTTCCCACTGATAAAAAAATTGTTGAGGGTGAATTAGTGACTTTGGATATGGGTTGTTTTTACAATGGTTATGCCTCTGATCAAACAAGAACATTTTTGATGGGAAACGAATTTAATAACCCACAATTAGCAACAATTTACAACATCGTTTATGAAGCTCAAAGTTTAGGAATTAGCATGGTGAAGGCTGGACAAAATGCTGGAGATATTCATCGTGCGGTTTGAAAATATATTGATGAACAAGGTTATGGTCAATATTTTGATCACGGTCTTGGGCATGGATTAGGAATTGAAATTCACGAAGAACCATATGAAAGTTCATTATCTCAAACAATTTTACAACCAGGAATGACGATTACAGTTGAGCCAGGAATTTATATTCCTGGGATTGGTGGAGTGAGAATCGAAGATGATTTGATTGTCACTGAAAATGGATATGAAATGTTAACCACTTCTCCAAGAAAATTAATTAAAGTCAATTAA
- a CDS encoding holo-ACP synthase, producing MKKIGIDIIENSRIKIEQNFLNKILTQNEIKYLDQVDDLQRKIEFTAGRWAVKEAIWKVIPVEKRLAFHQIEIGYDPSHRPMVLNPEFANIAISISHEKHFTVAIAMEN from the coding sequence ATGAAGAAGATTGGAATTGATATTATTGAAAACTCCCGAATCAAAATTGAACAAAATTTTTTAAATAAAATTTTGACCCAAAATGAAATTAAATATTTAGATCAAGTTGATGATTTACAAAGAAAAATTGAATTTACAGCTGGTCGTTGAGCTGTCAAAGAAGCGATTTGAAAAGTTATTCCAGTTGAAAAACGCCTTGCTTTTCATCAAATCGAAATCGGTTATGACCCAAGTCATCGTCCCATGGTTTTAAATCCAGAATTCGCAAATATCGCGATTTCGATTTCCCATGAAAAGCACTTTACAGTAGCAATTGCGATGGAAAATTAA
- a CDS encoding PolC-type DNA polymerase III, producing MEQRLKLVFEKLDIKIDQNDLIHFNNACILGNISVSTVKEKAYLTIQVEKTLPIALIKELDDKFKNAKVKTKIQINTLIANYDPTLIWEYINFIKTEKATIKTSTWEFIEPKYATFNEANQQLEIVVDSKSKQKVVEAEILYLSAKMRQYGFAELDIISNLIEPGEDFLTQQEEVFKQLAIQERQQQNQIENAKEVKTFNNNSFRTFAGPKLDTPSYSSLLDLEENANNIVIHAQIMNMNIKISKTGRKIYSLNVTDHNTSIKAIYFAKDEGINLLDPMTEDEQNSPDVETYRQNRIQAGDWIALKGRTSFSQYDNETIFAIDNFQKINRETNIREDNAEKKRVELHVHTKMSVMDGVSDVSDYIKRADKWNWPAIAITDHTNVQSFPDAFATIKSVNKKRDQQNKSPLKLIYGSEITVLDDELWYVKNPTGIKLKEAKFVVFDLETTGLSPEFDEIIEFGAVVYNYKNGERKRVDYLIKPEKPLKAFTKELTGITDEMLEDKPTIEEIFPTIYDLIKDGILVAHNASFDFNFLNSYAQKLGYPELTNTVIDTLSIARSVYPTLKNYRLGTVAKKTGIIYDDRDAHRADYDADILIDVYEHIWNDAKKMHDIITDQDWNMINPIDKKTNTNFTKTRGYHATVLAKNQTGLKDLYKLISYTHTESLMGSPKIFKSELLNLRDKGNLLIGTSCANGEIFDLARTNTLARLDEKIRDYDYVEIQPISVYKNLLQNDSLDLQELQRTIKIIIEAALKNNKLLVASSDTHYLDPELKLIREIYINSKGLGGVNHPLYDFKKRVKDYPDQHLRTTQEMLDEFEWLNDEQLVQDIVINNTNKIADMVDHGIEAVKSGTFDPQIENVDQLLKDKCYEIAEKTYGNPLPKIVADRLERELNSIIKHGFAVVYWISHKLVEKSINDGYLVGSRGSVGSSFVAWASNVTEVNPLKAHYRCLNCQYSNFETPPEYNCGYDLPIKNCPKCNTQLIGDGHDIPFETFLGFDGDKVPDIDLNFSGEYQAQAHNFTKEMFGENNVFRAGTISTVADKTAFGYVKNFLEEHTEIEQPRRVEIERLASLATGVKRTTGQHPGGIIILPKEFEIEDFTPVNFPADDNKSTWKTTHFDFHSIHDNLLKMDILGHVDPTALKMLRDLTGVDPVTIPTNDPKVYALFSNLNSLNITPNQINNETTGAIGIPEFGTQFVRGMLRDTKPKSFADLVQISGLSHGTDVWLGNAQNLIKNGLANISTVIGCRDDIMVYLMRLGLEPSLAFNIMESVRKGKGLKAAWIEEMRAYKIPEWYIESCQKIKYMFPKAHATAYVLMAYRIAWYKIYYPEEYYAIFFSTRSNAFDLKTSLLGYNAIVQKLRELEVRAAKKETTAKENDLITTFEVQMEMLSRGVKMENIDFNKSLSTKFLIEIDEHGNKILYPPFNVIDSLGETAAESIVDARKVQQFSSVQDLKNRTQITQTQMKIFEDLKIVDSLSNDEQLAFEF from the coding sequence ATGGAACAAAGATTAAAATTAGTTTTTGAAAAATTAGATATTAAAATCGATCAAAATGATTTGATCCATTTTAATAATGCTTGTATTTTAGGAAACATTTCTGTTTCCACAGTTAAAGAAAAAGCCTATCTGACCATTCAAGTTGAAAAAACATTACCCATTGCTTTAATTAAAGAATTAGATGATAAATTTAAAAATGCTAAAGTCAAAACCAAAATCCAAATTAACACATTAATTGCCAATTATGATCCAACCTTGATTTGAGAATATATTAATTTTATTAAGACTGAAAAAGCAACAATTAAAACTTCAACTTGAGAATTTATTGAACCAAAATATGCTACTTTCAATGAAGCAAATCAGCAACTTGAAATTGTTGTTGATTCAAAGAGTAAACAAAAAGTTGTGGAAGCAGAAATCTTATATTTAAGTGCTAAAATGCGTCAATATGGTTTTGCCGAACTTGATATTATTTCCAATCTAATTGAACCTGGTGAAGATTTTTTAACCCAGCAAGAAGAGGTTTTCAAGCAATTAGCAATTCAAGAAAGACAACAACAAAACCAAATTGAAAATGCCAAAGAAGTCAAAACATTCAATAATAATTCTTTTCGCACATTTGCTGGACCAAAATTAGATACTCCAAGCTATAGTTCATTATTAGACCTTGAAGAAAATGCGAATAATATTGTGATTCATGCTCAAATCATGAACATGAATATTAAAATTTCTAAAACAGGAAGAAAAATTTATTCTTTAAACGTGACTGACCACAACACTTCGATTAAGGCTATTTATTTTGCCAAAGATGAGGGAATTAATTTATTAGATCCAATGACTGAAGATGAACAAAATAGTCCTGATGTTGAAACATATCGTCAAAATCGCATTCAAGCAGGAGATTGAATTGCTCTTAAAGGTCGAACAAGTTTTTCACAATATGATAATGAAACTATTTTTGCGATTGATAATTTTCAAAAAATTAATCGCGAAACCAATATTAGAGAAGACAATGCTGAAAAAAAACGAGTTGAATTACATGTTCACACTAAGATGTCAGTGATGGATGGGGTGAGTGATGTTAGTGATTACATCAAACGTGCAGACAAATGAAATTGACCAGCCATAGCAATCACCGATCACACAAATGTGCAATCATTTCCGGACGCTTTTGCCACAATCAAAAGCGTTAATAAAAAACGTGATCAACAAAATAAAAGTCCATTAAAATTAATTTATGGATCAGAGATCACCGTTTTAGATGATGAACTTTGATATGTCAAAAACCCAACTGGAATCAAATTAAAAGAAGCTAAATTTGTGGTTTTTGACTTAGAAACCACAGGACTGAGTCCTGAATTTGATGAAATCATTGAATTTGGTGCTGTTGTTTATAATTACAAAAACGGTGAACGTAAACGTGTTGATTATTTGATTAAACCTGAAAAACCATTAAAAGCTTTCACCAAAGAATTAACTGGTATCACTGATGAAATGTTAGAAGATAAGCCAACAATCGAAGAAATCTTTCCAACAATTTATGACTTGATCAAAGATGGAATTTTGGTTGCTCACAACGCTAGTTTTGACTTTAATTTTTTGAATTCTTATGCTCAAAAACTTGGTTATCCTGAACTTACAAACACAGTTATTGATACATTATCAATTGCCAGATCAGTTTATCCAACTTTAAAAAATTATCGATTAGGAACGGTTGCTAAAAAAACTGGAATTATTTATGATGATCGAGATGCCCACCGTGCTGATTATGATGCAGATATTTTGATTGATGTTTATGAACACATCTGAAACGATGCCAAAAAAATGCATGATATAATCACTGATCAAGACTGAAACATGATCAATCCGATTGATAAAAAAACTAATACTAACTTCACTAAAACTCGTGGATATCATGCAACTGTGCTTGCTAAAAATCAAACTGGTTTAAAAGATTTATACAAATTAATTTCTTACACCCATACAGAATCATTAATGGGATCACCCAAAATTTTTAAGTCAGAATTATTAAATTTAAGAGACAAGGGCAATTTATTAATTGGAACAAGTTGTGCCAATGGTGAAATTTTTGATTTGGCTAGAACCAATACTTTAGCAAGACTTGATGAAAAAATCAGAGATTATGATTATGTTGAAATTCAACCAATTAGTGTTTATAAAAATTTATTGCAAAATGATAGTTTGGATCTCCAAGAATTACAAAGAACAATCAAAATTATTATTGAAGCCGCTTTAAAAAATAATAAATTACTGGTGGCTTCAAGTGATACTCATTATTTAGACCCTGAATTAAAACTGATTCGTGAAATTTATATTAATTCAAAAGGTTTAGGTGGTGTTAACCATCCCTTATATGATTTTAAAAAACGTGTTAAAGATTATCCAGACCAACATTTACGTACTACTCAAGAAATGCTTGATGAATTTGAATGATTAAATGATGAGCAATTAGTACAAGACATCGTGATCAATAACACCAACAAGATTGCTGACATGGTTGATCATGGAATTGAAGCGGTCAAAAGTGGAACTTTTGACCCACAAATTGAAAATGTCGATCAGTTATTAAAAGATAAATGTTATGAAATTGCTGAAAAAACTTATGGAAATCCACTGCCTAAAATTGTTGCTGACCGATTAGAACGAGAATTAAACTCAATCATCAAACATGGTTTTGCTGTTGTTTATTGAATTTCTCATAAATTAGTTGAAAAAAGCATCAATGATGGTTATCTTGTTGGAAGTCGTGGAAGTGTTGGTTCAAGCTTTGTTGCATGAGCAAGTAATGTTACTGAAGTTAATCCTTTAAAAGCTCACTATCGTTGCTTAAATTGCCAATATTCTAATTTTGAAACACCACCAGAATATAATTGTGGTTATGATTTACCAATTAAAAATTGTCCTAAATGTAACACTCAATTAATCGGGGATGGGCATGATATCCCATTTGAAACTTTCTTAGGTTTTGATGGGGATAAGGTTCCAGATATTGATTTAAATTTTTCAGGTGAATATCAAGCTCAAGCACATAATTTCACCAAAGAAATGTTTGGTGAAAACAATGTTTTTAGAGCCGGAACAATTTCAACAGTTGCTGATAAAACGGCTTTTGGTTATGTTAAAAATTTCTTAGAAGAACACACTGAAATTGAACAACCAAGAAGGGTTGAAATTGAACGCTTAGCAAGTTTAGCCACTGGGGTTAAAAGAACGACTGGACAACATCCTGGGGGAATTATCATTTTGCCCAAAGAGTTTGAAATCGAAGATTTCACACCAGTTAATTTTCCAGCAGATGATAATAAAAGTACTTGAAAAACCACGCATTTTGATTTCCACTCAATTCACGATAACTTATTAAAAATGGATATTTTAGGTCATGTTGATCCAACTGCCTTAAAAATGTTGCGAGATTTAACAGGAGTTGATCCTGTGACGATTCCAACAAATGATCCAAAAGTTTATGCTTTATTTTCAAACTTAAATTCTTTAAATATCACCCCAAATCAAATCAATAATGAAACCACTGGGGCGATTGGAATTCCAGAATTTGGAACCCAATTTGTGCGTGGAATGTTGCGCGATACTAAGCCCAAATCTTTTGCAGATTTGGTGCAAATTTCTGGTTTATCACATGGAACTGATGTTTGATTGGGTAATGCTCAAAACTTAATCAAAAATGGTCTGGCCAATATTTCAACTGTGATTGGGTGTCGTGATGATATTATGGTTTACTTGATGCGCCTTGGTTTAGAACCATCACTGGCGTTTAATATTATGGAATCAGTTCGTAAAGGAAAAGGTTTAAAAGCAGCTTGAATTGAAGAAATGCGCGCTTATAAAATTCCTGAGTGATATATTGAATCATGTCAAAAAATTAAATATATGTTCCCCAAAGCACATGCAACAGCTTATGTTTTAATGGCATATCGAATTGCCTGATATAAAATTTATTATCCTGAAGAATATTATGCAATCTTTTTCTCAACCAGATCTAATGCTTTTGATTTAAAAACAAGTTTACTTGGTTATAATGCAATTGTTCAAAAATTAAGAGAACTTGAAGTGAGAGCTGCTAAGAAAGAAACAACAGCTAAAGAAAATGATTTAATCACAACTTTTGAAGTTCAAATGGAAATGCTATCAAGAGGAGTTAAAATGGAAAATATTGATTTTAACAAATCATTATCAACCAAATTTTTAATTGAAATTGATGAACATGGGAACAAAATTTTATACCCACCTTTCAATGTGATTGATTCACTTGGTGAGACGGCTGCTGAATCAATTGTTGATGCTCGAAAAGTTCAACAATTTAGTTCAGTTCAAGACTTGAAAAACAGAACTCAAATTACTCAAACACAAATGAAAATTTTTGAGGACTTAAAAATTGTTGATTCATTATCAAATGATGAACAACTAGCATTTGAATTTTAA
- a CDS encoding thymidylate synthase, whose product MQQYLDLLKLVKKKGEHRANRTGIDTISYFGAQSRYDLRDGFPLVTTKKVFMKGITHELLWFIAGDTNIKYLVDNDVKIWNEWPYEKFKKSPDFKGQTLIEFIDLIKTDPKFAKIHGDLGPVYGKQWRDFGGVDQLKKIIQQIKTTPDSRRLIVSAWNPPLVDSMALPPCHTMFQFYVSADHKTLSLQLYQRSGDLFLGVPFNIASYALLLALVAKECNLEAGEFVHTIGDTHIYTNHLDQVDLQLSREPKKLPTLKINNFTSIFDVKFEDIVIENYDSWPGIKGAVAV is encoded by the coding sequence ATGCAACAATATTTAGATTTATTAAAATTAGTGAAAAAGAAAGGTGAACATCGTGCAAATCGAACAGGAATTGATACAATATCTTATTTCGGAGCCCAATCTCGTTATGATTTACGCGATGGTTTTCCCCTTGTCACAACTAAAAAAGTGTTTATGAAAGGGATTACACATGAACTTTTATGATTCATTGCTGGGGATACCAATATTAAATATTTAGTTGACAACGATGTCAAAATTTGAAATGAATGACCTTATGAAAAATTTAAAAAAAGCCCAGATTTTAAAGGTCAAACTTTAATTGAATTTATTGATTTAATTAAAACAGATCCAAAATTTGCCAAAATCCATGGGGATTTAGGTCCAGTTTATGGGAAACAATGAAGGGATTTTGGCGGAGTTGACCAATTAAAAAAGATTATTCAACAAATTAAAACCACTCCAGACTCAAGAAGATTAATTGTTTCGGCTTGAAATCCACCATTAGTTGATTCAATGGCTTTACCTCCATGTCACACAATGTTCCAATTTTATGTTTCAGCTGATCATAAAACTTTAAGCTTACAACTTTACCAAAGAAGTGGAGATTTATTTTTAGGTGTTCCGTTTAATATTGCAAGTTATGCTTTATTGTTAGCGTTAGTTGCTAAAGAATGTAATTTAGAGGCTGGAGAATTTGTCCACACAATTGGTGATACACATATTTACACTAATCATTTAGATCAAGTTGATTTACAACTAAGTCGTGAACCAAAAAAATTGCCAACCTTAAAAATCAATAATTTCACATCAATTTTTGATGTGAAATTCGAAGATATTGTGATCGAAAATTATGATTCATGACCCGGAATTAAAGGCGCGGTAGCTGTTTAA